Sequence from the Catenuloplanes indicus genome:
AGGAACGGCTTCGCGCAGCCAGCCACGCCGCAGTGCTGCGAGCCCTCCTGCGGCGCCGGCCCGCCGGTCGGCGTGATCGTGACCGGCAGTGACACCGCGTTCACGTAGCTGATGTTGTACCACACCGCGGACAGCGCGTCGGACGGGTCGAAGTTGAACTCGGCCAGGCTCACCGGCTGCTCGGAGTTGATCGCGCAGTGGTCGGCCGCGTTGCCGCAGTCGCCGACCTCGCAGTGGAACGTGCTGCCGGACTCGCCGGTGCACCCCTGCCGTGGGAAGAACTTGCCCCGCCAGTGCCCGGGCCCGGAATTCTCCGGGATCTCGATGGTCGCCCGCTGCCCCGGCTCCAGGATCGGCAGGCTGCCGAAGTTCTGCGACCCGTCCGCGTTGACCGTGCTGCCGACCCAGATCTTCTCGCCGCTGTCGTTGACGAACGTGACCGTGTGGTTCGCCACCGCCTGCGCCTTGGACTCCCCGGTGAACCGGTCGGTGAGCCCACCGATCTGCGTGCTGGCGACCAGCAGAAGCACCGCGACGGCGGTCAGCACCGCGGCCAGCGTGCTACGGCCCACCCATGAGGAGAATCTAACCGGCATGACACTCACTCTCACCGGGAACGGTGCGCGGGGTCTACGTCCCCGAAAGGGGTCTACGGGGTGACGCCCCGGTTCCGCCACGATCGGACCGGACGGTGCACGCGGCCGGTCCGGCCCCACGGGCGGGCCGGCGATGGACAAGCTGCCGCATTCCGAAACTACCGGCCAGGGTCGATTGCGTCCTCTGCGGACGGAGTTCGTGAAGCGGATCGATTCTGGGAGGGCGACGACGTGAGCGGCGACCGGATTCCGGTGCAGATGTCCGAGGAGGGGGTCGCGCCGGTGGACGCGCGGCCGGCCTTCACCCTCGACGAGGGCATGGCGGACATCAAGCGGCGGCAGAACCCCGCGAAGATCAAGTATCGGGACGCGACCTTCCTGTCCGCGACCGTGCCGGTCGACCGGGAGCGTGCGAACGACCTGCTGCCCGCGGGCGTGCGGATGGCCGAGGACTCGACCGCGCTGGTCTTCGTCGCCGACTACCCGTGGACGAACTTCAACAGCACCTACCGCGAGGCGGCGATCTTCCTCAACGTCAGGCACGGGCCGTTCCGGGCGGCACACTGCCCGTGGATCGTGGTGGACGACGACGTCGCGCTCATCGGCGGGCGGGAGACGCTGGGCTTCCCGAAGAAGATGGCCGAGATCGACTGGGCCGTGACGGACGGCGTGGTCACCGCGTCGGTGCGCCGGCGCGGGGTCGAGCTGCTGGCGATGACCGGCACGATCGGCGACGCGGTCACCAGCCTGCCACCGATCTTCAACCAGCCGTTCCGCAACGTGCTCGGCACGCTCGGCATGTCGGTGCCACGCCTGGTCACGTTCAGCACGGTGGACGAGCCGATCGCCCAGCACGACGCGAACGTGCAGCTCAAGGTCGGCGGGTCGTACACCGACGCGCTCGACACGATCATCTCCGGCACGCCGCTGGACGGCCATTTCCGCCGGATCAACATGCGCGTCGGCAAGCTGCCGGTGCCGGTCGGCCTGGTGTCGCCGACCTTCCTGATCCGCACCCACCCGCTGCGCGCCGTGTGACGGTCCCGGCGGCGCGGCGGGCGTCCGGAGCGGTCAGCGGGGTTCGGCGCGGCACCACCGGTCGTGCGCCGGGCGCTCGCCGCTGACCAGGAACGACTCCGCGGCGACGGCGCGGTCGCCGAGGGCCCGGCGCATGCTCCGCGCACCGGCGCGCGGCGTACCGGGGTCGCGGTCGGTACCCGCCGCGCCGGCCGGTCGGCTCGAGCGCACCGATCGGCGACGCGTCGAACCGGCGCGCGAAGACGCCGGAGAACGTGGTACGGGCCGCGACGAACGGGCCGCCGGCCGAGATGACGGCCTGCCTCGTCACGGTGAACTCCCGTTCGTCCAGCGACGGGTCGTCGGCCGACAGATCCTCGTCCCCGCTGCGGCCCACCGGACCCGCGGCCGGGGGCGCCGTGGCCGGCGAGTCCCCGGTGGACGATCCGGTGCAGGCGCCGAGCGCCGCCGTCGTCGCCGCGCCCGTGAGTACGGACAGTGTCCGGCGACGGGTGAACAGCTGGGGGATCTCTGCTTCCGGCATCTCTACCTCTCATCGGGCGGGGCGAACCCGGCCCGGGTCCGCGGCGGCGACGGCTTCCGAACGTGACCGGCCCGTCACCACAGGGACGTTCCGCCGCGGTCAAAGGTTCGAGAATCCGCGACCCGCTGGTGCGACCCGGCGGGTTGCCGTCGCGGCGACCGTGAGCGGCGGCGGCCTCAACGGGCCGAGTTCGACGCGGCGGACGGGCAGGTGACCCGCGTGACGATCTCGTCCTGATGCCCGCCGTGTGCCCGGCCGTACCGTCAGAGCCGCCAGCGTGGCCGGTCGCCGGGCGGCGTGCCGGGCCGCGGGCGGAGCCGGAGCAGCAGCAGCGCGCCGGCCAGGACGAGCAGGTCGACGGTCAGCAGGACCGCGCTCAGCGGGTCGATGCCGTGCTCGTGACCGGCGGCGGCCGGGCCGGCCGCGGGCGGCACCCCGGTGCCGACGCTGAACCGCACCACGCCGCTGCTCTCCCGGCCGTCGGCGAGTTCCACGTGGTAGACCGCGGTGAACGTGCCGGCGCCGTCGAGTCTGACCGGGAGGGTCAGCGCGCGCGGGGAGCCGGCACCGAGTTCGCCGGCGGCAACGGCGGCGCCGGTGTCGTCCTGCACGGACAGGTGCGAC
This genomic interval carries:
- a CDS encoding acetoacetate decarboxylase family protein, whose amino-acid sequence is MSGDRIPVQMSEEGVAPVDARPAFTLDEGMADIKRRQNPAKIKYRDATFLSATVPVDRERANDLLPAGVRMAEDSTALVFVADYPWTNFNSTYREAAIFLNVRHGPFRAAHCPWIVVDDDVALIGGRETLGFPKKMAEIDWAVTDGVVTASVRRRGVELLAMTGTIGDAVTSLPPIFNQPFRNVLGTLGMSVPRLVTFSTVDEPIAQHDANVQLKVGGSYTDALDTIISGTPLDGHFRRINMRVGKLPVPVGLVSPTFLIRTHPLRAV
- a CDS encoding copper resistance CopC family protein, whose product is MIARRLLTVLVLAAVTSPLPAPASARAADRVVVATAPADGAALTVPPGEVVIRTAGRPDLYRSHLSVQDDTGAAVAAGELGAGSPRALTLPVRLDGAGTFTAVYHVELADGRESSGVVRFSVGTGVPPAAGPAAAGHEHGIDPLSAVLLTVDLLVLAGALLLLRLRPRPGTPPGDRPRWRL